The Salegentibacter sp. Hel_I_6 region TGGTTCAATCCAGACTGAAAAAGAACCATCACTTTTTACTTTTCTGAATTTACACTTGAGGCTGGCAAAACTGTACTCATATAGCATTTTACCTTTACTTTTCAGAACACCCTCCTGTGGGGTTTGTTTAATTCTTATCGTCCAGTTCCTGCGGGTGCCAGGTAGGTTGAAAAGAAGATACTCTGGGTAAATCCCAGTTCTTTCGAATTCGCTCCTGCCGCCTGGGATTTGGACTATTTTTAGTTTTATGTTAATGGGCCTTTGAGTATTCGTAGCTCATTAATTAATCTTTTTTAATTGATAACCGGTAACTTTATTCCCAATTTAAATATGTCGATATATGGTTTGATAGGTATTGACTTAAGTTTTCCCACATCAATTTTAACTATTCCTTTATTTTGATCGGGATATATGATTAGACCTGAAATAATCTTATCGAAATCTTCATTTCCATAAAGTTCTTTATACACTTTTTTCAATCTTGCATAACCACTAACCTGTCTAATATCAGTTTCTTCTTTTCCTTGAGTATTGATATATTTTGGTTTATACTTAGCATCAATAACGAATTTTTCATCTTTTGAGTTAAGCAAATAATCCAAATGATTATTCCTATCTGCTTCGAACTGGAACTCAACATCGCTTCCATAAACGTCCTTAAGTAATGCCAGAACATAGATTTCAAACAATCTGCTCATATCAATCCAAAAAGGTGGAGTTTCTATTTCCTTTTTTGCGATGGAAGAAATATTATAACCGAATCTTTCGAATATCATTTTGGCTAAACGCAAAGCTTCATCATATTCCTTAAAAAACCTGTTAGATTTATAATCCTTAATCTTCCGTATATCAACTTCCGTAGATACTTTTTCAAAAGCAGGATTAATAAAATTATATAAATCCAGTAAACCTTTAGTATCAATCAATTGATTATAGCTAGATAAATAAAATTTGGCAAACTGCAGGGCTTTCTTTAGCAGCTTATTTTCAAGATTATCAACTCCAAATTCCTGAAAAGAACAATACGTATGAAGCATCTTATTTTTATAAGCATTGTGCTTAATAGTTTTACCTACTAATATTTTCCCCTTTACTCGTGAATACAAATTCTTTTCAACCCTAAAATATGATTTACGAAGGCCTTTTTTAACTATTTGCCTAAGTAAACCCAGAAATTCGAGTAACAAAAACGGGGTAAGGAAATCATTTTTCTGACTGATTGTTATTTTTGGTTCATCCCAATAAACTTCGAACAAATTATCAAGATGATCCATCGTCTCAGGATGGCGAACTGAATCGAGAAGCATTTTCAAATAGTCAACCTCTTGTCCGTTATTATTTATTTTAGGTTGAATATTTACTACTAACTTTCCTTCAAGAATCCAATCTATGCCAATAAAATAATTAGACTCTATTTGATAAAAATCTTCCTCGGGACGAACTTTAGCTACTTTAAAACAAGTTAGATCCTGTTTCTTACCTTTATGAAATTTTTGAAATTTTCGTGTATAGAGATTTTTCTTCAAAATTTCTGAATGAAGAGAATCTATAATCTCTATTTCATTAAACCCAACATGTTCACCGTATGTTAAAACCGGTATTATCATACTGATAATTTTTCGATGGTAGCTTCAGCATCCTTCAATAAAATTCCATCATTCACATATTCTTTTAGAATTGGTTTAATCTCATAATTTAACTTTAACCTAAGTTCTTCCAATTGTTCGCCTTCTGCTTTACTTGGATCAACTAGAAAATAACTATGGCCAACCTGGATATCTCTGTAATTGAAATCCGAAGCTAAGTACCTGGAATTTGTTAATTCTCCATCTTTCTCTGTTATGAATAGATTGGATACTTCATCAAATAACTTCTTAGCATTTTGATTTTGGATAATAGTTGAATCAGCCAATATTTCTACAAAAGAAAAACGTCTTCGTATTGCATAATCTATATGCCCTACACTCCGATCGGCAGTATTCATAGTACCTATGATGTATAAATTTTCTGGTATTACCAACTGAGATTTCCCATTTACTTCATACATGCTATTTACTATTTCACCACGATATTCCAGAGCATAGATTAATTCACCCAATACACTTGGAAGATTGGCTCGATTTATTTCATCAATTATTAAAACATACTTCTTTAAATTTTCATTTTTCTCTTCAGGCTTTACTTCTATATCACCCTCTCCATCTTCGATGAATTGCTGAAAAGCATTTAAAACTCTGACGTAATAACTTGCATGCCAATTAGCCAAACCTGACAATGTTTTATTTTTCTTGATTTCCTGCCTGGTAGTATTATTATCTAAGTATGCTTTTTTTATATCGCTAAAATGCATCTTATTCCCATTGCTATTCCAACTATTTTCCCCCTTATATCTAAAAGCATCTTCCTCCACTCCAGTAATAGAAACACTTGGCGTTAAGGGAAATTTCCCTTCTTCATCAATTTTATCATATATCATCTCTATAAATGACTCAAATCGTTCCTCTAGTAAAATCTTTTCATTAAGCTCTTCCTCGCTCTTCTGACTATTTTCTAGGTTCTCAGAAGCCTTTAAGGAAAGTTTTGCAATCTTCTTATTTCTTGTTTTATATTCAATTTTTTCTCCATTACTAGTAGCCTCTATTCCCCTAACAAAATCTTCATAAGTATATGAAGGATGAAACTGGATTAATTCATAATCTCCTTTTTCATTCGTATCCACATTACTAAATAAATATTGGGCTATAGCTATTTCGTATGGATCTGCCCCGTTCTTATTAGAAGGCTTTTTACCATTCAGAAAATCCTCGTATTTCGAAATAACTCTATCGTACGTTGCAGTCCACGGTCTACTATTATCCGACCGCATAGATATTCCTTTATCCGATATCTCGGTTATGGTATAAAAATCTTTTTTTCCACTAGCATTTTCAATTTTCTGACCAGCCTCAAAATTTTCCTTTATAAATGATTCTGAAATTTTCAATTCACGGATTCCTGTAAGTTTCTCTGCCATTTTCTTAGCTGTGTAGGTCTTACCGGTTCCTGGAGGGCCTTGAAGTATAATTTGTTTTTTGTACTCTAAAACTCTCAGATAATTATCAATACGTGAATCTTCCATCGTTTTTAAAATTGATTTTTTTTCAAATTTTTTCTTTTGCTTCATTACATCTACATAGGTCTTAAAAAGTACACCTTGTAGTTCCCCAATCATTTCTTCAAATTGGATTTTTGGAAGTTTATAAAAGTCTTGGTCTTGTTTTATAGAGAATTGTTTACCTATAAGGACATAATTATCGTGTTCTAGGTTTTCTAATTGTTCTAAATTTCCGATTACAAAATCGAATCCTTCTTCTTTTAATTTTTTCAATAACATTGGTTGTTGCAAAAAACTATGAACATATGGCTGAATATAATCTACAGTACTTTTATCATTTGCAAATGGAACGTATTGGGTATTGAATCCAATACCATAACTCAAATTCCCATTTCTTAAAAAGAGATGGTATTGCACCTCCGTACCTCCTCCAGGGTTAATTACCCAATCCCTATTTCTATCCTTGTCTGATACAATAAAAAGTTTATCCCTATTCGTAGCACTTTTCTTATTTAATAGTTTCTTTCTCGTATATTGAAATTTCGAGCAAAATTCTCCAAGTTCTTTATTAATAATCTCAACAATATTCTCAAGATTTTTAAACGAAATCATCTCTCCTATATCAACAATTTTATAACCCGAAAGTTTCTCAAAGCCAAGTCTATTATTTGCATTACTATTGAAATCATCCGATGTTAATTCAACTTCAGCCAGCTTTGCAGCCTCAGTTACAATTAGTTTATATGGATAAAGTTTCTTTTCAATTTTGACTGCATAGCCGGTTCCATTTCTCTTCGAAGGAATTCCATTATTATTAATTTTAGTTACTGCTTGATCTATTAAATCTTTTGTTAGGAAATCAAGTTTACGATCCATTAAGCTTTTTGTATTTAATTCTAAATTTTATTTTATATCAGAAACTTTATCTAACACCTGCTGCTGCAGATAAAAAAACAAAGTAAATTATTTCACTCTTAAACTGATTAAAGAAATTATTAATTATAATATCTAACTGGTTTTTTCTTTTAGGAGGGTATCCGCAGAATCAATTAATCTATTCTTCTTTCAAATCTCCTCTTTGTTCTATTAAAAGCTGTGGATTCCCATTCCGCATCAAATCCGTTCCAAAAGACTCTAATTTTTGTTCCCACGTCTCGATAAATAAGAAAAGTCATATCATTAAATTCAAATGATAGGTTATTAGTATCTGAATCGGAACTTAGGTATCTTGAATGTTCATCTATAAGCTTTTCTATTTTGGATAAGATTTCAAAAGCATTTTCTTTGGTTAAGTTTTTAAAAGCGTAAGCTTGATAGTTGACTCCACTTTCATTCCATCTATTCCCGAAGAATCCTAAAACTAAACCACTAAGATTTTGGTCTTCGCATGTATACATTAAGGATGTTAATTGACCGGAATTTGCTGCAGCTAAAGGATCTATTGAAAATTTAGTCGGATTTGACGAAACTTTAATTAAATCGTTCATAACAAATTCTTTAGCCTTATATAGGGCTTGGTCTTTGCTAAATTCTTTTGCAAAATAGACACCGGAAGAACCAGAAATTTGTGAATGTAAAAATGTTGAAATCAATAAAAATATGACGAGTAAATAGTTTATTTTCATTTGAGGAAATTTAAAAATCATTATTGAATTCTTGACAGATACCATTTATCTAATCTTCTGACTAGGTTTACTTTTTCTAATTTATCAGAATTTGGACCTGTAGCTATTTCAATTGTTGCTTTATCATCTTGAATATTTGGTTCTCCTATAATTCTTGGATTTGCATACTTTTCAAAAAGTTTGTCTTTCGCAAATCCTGGCAGTGCCTCGATATTACATAGCCAAACGTATTCGCCTTTAGCTTCAAAATACGGATCACATAGGGAACTAAATTTTTCAAAATCTTTATTTTTAAATCCTAAAAATAGATGTTCCACAACGCCTTTTGGAGAATTTTGAAAATCAAAAGTTTCATGTAAAGGGATCTTCACATATTCCATTTTTAGATTATTTAGTGCTTTTCGAAGCATATCTTTTTCTTCATATTTATTCGAAAGCTGATTGTCTTTTGTACTTTGACTTCTCCCAATCTCAAATTCTTTGATTTCTTCAAGTTCTTCGTTTGTCTTTTTTAACTCTTCTTCAATACTTTCAATTTGCCCATTAAAAGCCATTTTTAATTTTTCTTCACCAACTTTAATTTTCTCATTGTGAATTTTTATTTCTTCTTCTTTCCACTTGGGTTGCTCTTCTATTTTTTCTGAAGATTTACTTTGAAGTTCTGTTGAAGATATATCTTCCTCATTTTCATTTGAACTTTTGTTTTTTTCCTGGCAGGATGTTAGAATAGCTGTAAGAATTAATAATAAGTAGATTTTTTTCATATTGATTAGTTTAAATTTATCTTCCGGTTAGTATTCGATATTTAGATATAATTTGTCCAATTGCTTCAGCTAATTTGTTGTGATAATTTTCACCTCTCCCAACATTATCCCAATCATAACTTACTGAATCTCTATATATAAGAAGGTTAGAAGAATGATAATTCCAATAGTATTTAATTGCTGGGAATTCATATTCCTGATACGTTAATTTCCATTTTTGATAAAGGCTTTTTAATTCGTTTTCTGGAAGATTAAATTGGATTGCAATTCTATTGTTCTCTATAAGCACATCCACCTTGTTAAAATAATTTTCACACTTTGAAACCCAATTATTTTCAGTTTCCTCAAAAGCTTTGAATTTCTTGT contains the following coding sequences:
- a CDS encoding AAA family ATPase: MDRKLDFLTKDLIDQAVTKINNNGIPSKRNGTGYAVKIEKKLYPYKLIVTEAAKLAEVELTSDDFNSNANNRLGFEKLSGYKIVDIGEMISFKNLENIVEIINKELGEFCSKFQYTRKKLLNKKSATNRDKLFIVSDKDRNRDWVINPGGGTEVQYHLFLRNGNLSYGIGFNTQYVPFANDKSTVDYIQPYVHSFLQQPMLLKKLKEEGFDFVIGNLEQLENLEHDNYVLIGKQFSIKQDQDFYKLPKIQFEEMIGELQGVLFKTYVDVMKQKKKFEKKSILKTMEDSRIDNYLRVLEYKKQIILQGPPGTGKTYTAKKMAEKLTGIRELKISESFIKENFEAGQKIENASGKKDFYTITEISDKGISMRSDNSRPWTATYDRVISKYEDFLNGKKPSNKNGADPYEIAIAQYLFSNVDTNEKGDYELIQFHPSYTYEDFVRGIEATSNGEKIEYKTRNKKIAKLSLKASENLENSQKSEEELNEKILLEERFESFIEMIYDKIDEEGKFPLTPSVSITGVEEDAFRYKGENSWNSNGNKMHFSDIKKAYLDNNTTRQEIKKNKTLSGLANWHASYYVRVLNAFQQFIEDGEGDIEVKPEEKNENLKKYVLIIDEINRANLPSVLGELIYALEYRGEIVNSMYEVNGKSQLVIPENLYIIGTMNTADRSVGHIDYAIRRRFSFVEILADSTIIQNQNAKKLFDEVSNLFITEKDGELTNSRYLASDFNYRDIQVGHSYFLVDPSKAEGEQLEELRLKLNYEIKPILKEYVNDGILLKDAEATIEKLSV